The Mucilaginibacter gracilis genomic interval GTTTTTGCCTGTATTGGTTAACTTCCTGCGCCCGTTGTAACTCCAACTGTTCGTTTTGCTGGCGTAGCTTGTTAATAGTTACCATGTAATTATAACTACGATCTTCCGAATCGTTAGATTTGGCTATGACCTGCGTGGTTTGAAACGTTTTAAAATCGAGCAGTACTTTAATTTCGCGAAATATTACCTCGTCGGTTTTGGCAATATCCATCAGTATCTCGCCCGATCGGCGAATGTCTTTTTTAGTTTGCCAGCCAAAAATTCCGGTTTTAGTGTTGAGGCTTTGGCTATATTGGCTAAACTTTGCACTGCGTTCGGCCAATAGCATATTTATTTTTTTACGCTGTAAATTGTATGTTGCCGAATCGGTATCTGCCGCGCGGGCAACCAAAAAAGTAAGTGCCAGGGCAAGGCACATGAATAAAGTTTTCATGAATTTGATTTGAATTACTGAAAATCGATAATTACGCTATCGCCAAGGTTTAGTCCGAGCAGTCCGCTTGCATTGCCTTTGTTAATAGCAATTTCCAGGTGGTCGCTTATACCAAACATGCAAAGCTTTTCGCCCTCGGGCACTTCATTGTAGTGCCAGCTCAGGTGGTTAATAGTTTCGTTACGTTTAAAATACAATACAAACCTGCGGCCCTTTTGTTCGCTGTTAAAAAACTCTTTGGTAATATTGGTAATTACGTTCTGAAACGAATCGATGTAGATAACGCTGCCTTTTATTACATTTTTTTCAACCACTGGCTGTAGGTTCATCTTCTTCTCCAGCGTGGTTATGGGTAAGCCAATTTGCTGCAATGCACCGCCCCGGGCCAGGTGGCAGGCGGCTTTTACAAAAATATCGGCAAGCGGAAAATGCAAAAATTTAAGATCCTGCATAATATTGATCTCGAACATATCTTCCACATCATCCGTAAACATGAGCGAGAATATCCCGTTATCGGCACCAACAAAATAATGGTTACGGTATTTTACGGCAAGATATTTGGTGTATTCGTTATAAACAGTATCTATCCCGATAAGGTGAACTGTTCCTTCGGGAAAATAATGAAAACTATTTTTTAAAATAAAAGCCGCTTGTTGTACATTAAACGCGGCAACCGAGTGGGTAATATCAACAATGGTAACTGTGGGCAGTAACTTTAAAATACTACCTTTAAGGGCGGCCTGATAAATATCTTTATCGCCCAGATCAGTAGTTAAAGTTATAATTGCCATTAATTTTTTTAAATATTATTGCTAATCTTGTAAACGCCTTAGCGGCTACAAATATTCAATTTTTAATTCAATAAAAAACCCGAAAACTAAAAAATCCATAGCTTGAACGAACTAAAATTAACTATTGAGCATATTAACCCCGCAGTTTTATGGGGCCCCAATAACGATCATTTCGAGATCATCAAAAAGCAATATCCTAAGCTTAAATTAGTTGCGCGTGGCAACGAGATTAAAGTACTGGGAGACGAAGCCGAATTAAACATTTTCCAGGAGAAGCTTAACAAGCTGATACAGCACGTTGAAAAATACGAAACTTTAGATACCAACGAACTGGGCCGCATACTCGGTGCCAAAATACACGAACCCACTGCTGCCGAAGCCAATACCGAAAAAAACATGGGCGAGGTAATTGTATTTGGCCCCAATGGTATTATGGTGAAGGCACGTACGGCTAACCAGCGCCGCATGGTTGATACCATTGTAAAAAACGACATTATTTTTGCCATTGGCCCCGCAGGTACAGGCAAAACCTATACTGCCGTTGCTTTGGCTGTACGCGCACTTAAAAATAAAGAGGTTAAACGCATTATATTAACCCGGCCGGCTGTTGAAGCAGGGGAGAACCTTGGTTTTTTACCCGGTGACCTAAAAGAAAAGATTGACCCATACCTGCGCCCTTTATACGATGCGCTGGATGATATGATACCGGTAGATAAGCTAAAGCTATACCTTGAAAACCGTACCATTGAAATTGCGCCCCTGGCATTTATGCGTGGCCGTACATTGGATAATTGCTTTGTTATTTTAGATGAGGCGCAAAATGCCACCGACATGCAATTAAAAATGTTTTTAACCCGTATGGGTCCAACAGCCAAATTTATTGTTACCGGCGACGTTACCCAGATAGATTTACCTAAAAAACAACAAAGCGGTTTGCATACGGCCCTGCGTATTTTAACTGATATTAAAGGCATTGATATAATTTACCTTACCGGCGAAGACGTAGTGCGCCACAAACTGGTTAGGAAAATTTTAGAAGCTTACGGGGATATACAATAAGAAGAGTAGTTAGTATTTAGTACATAGTATTTAGACCTTTGGTTTGTGCCAAATACTAATTGCAGTACTTTATCTAACTACTATGTACTAACTACTATGTACTAACAAATGAATTCAATAAAAGAAACACACTTTACACTTCCAAACCAAACAGCTTTTTATAAAGGCAAGGTTAGGGATGTTTACACCATTGCCGATAAATACCTTGCCATGGTGGTTACCGACAGAATATCGGCCTTTGATGTGGTTTTGCCCGAGGCAATACCATTTAAGGGGCAGGTGCTTAACCAAATAGCTGCTAAATTTTTGAGTGCCACTGCGGATATTGTACCCAACTGGGTAATTGCCGTACCCGACCCGAACGTGACTATTGGCCGTATTTGCGAACCTTTTAAGGTAGAAATGGTGATTCGCGGATATTTGGCCGGGCATGCCGCCCGCGAATATGCCGCCGGAAGGCGCACGGTTTGCGGCGTTAACCTGCCCGAAGGATTGAAAGAAAACGATAAACTTGCAGAGCCCATTATCACGCCAACAACCAAAGCATCTGTTGGGCACGATGAGGATATTTCGCGCGAGGATATTTTGGCGAAAGGTATCGTATCCGAAAGTGATTACATCCAGTTAGAAGCTTATACACGCGCCCTGTATCAGCGAGGCACCGAGATGGCCGATAAACAAGGACTTATTTTGGTGGATACCAAATACGAATTTGGCAAAGCCGATGGCGTTATTTATTTAATTGATGAGATACACACGCCCGATTCATCACGTTACTTTTACAAGGAAGGTTACCAGGAACGCCAGCAAACCGGCGAGCCGCAAAAGCAGTTAAGTAAGGAGTTTGTGCGCCGTTGGCTGATAGAAAATGGTTTCCAGGGGAAAGACGGCCAAACTGTACCGGTAATGACGCCGGAAAAGGTAGCATCAATCTCCGAAAGGTATATTGAACTTTACGAACAAATTATTGGCGAAACCTTTGTTAAGCCCGAAGCCGGGAATGTGTTGGAACGAGTGCAGAACAATGTGGAAGAAGCGTTAAGTAAACTTTAAATTAGATTTTTTATTTTTTGCTTAAATAGTGGTTTTTAGTGGATGCCTGGGTAAATGGGCTGATAGTTCGGCCATATTTCGTATAATTGCATGTGAATATTTTATCAGCCTTCCGCAAGTCATTTAAGTTATGTGGCGTAGTATCAGTTACTGCATTGTTAGCAACATCGTGTACAAGGGTGGTTGATTTGCAATTGGGTACCGATACCGGCAAATTAGTTGTTGAAGGTAATATCACCAATGTTAAGGGCGTGCAATCGGTAAAACTTACTCAAAACGTGGCATTTACCAGCACCAATGTTTATCCGGCAGTTTCTGGTGCTACCGTTGCAGTTAGTGATAATAAAGGCAATACCTATCAAATGACGGAAGCACCTGCCGGTACATATTCGGTAAGCCAGCTTGCGGGTATTCCCGGTAATGTTTATACACTCAATGTGTTAACTAACGGCAAAAGCTACACGGCAACTTCAACCCTGCTAGCGGTTGTAACGCTCGATTCGGTTACTTCAAAAAATACTGTTATTAATGCCAGTAAAAACCGCAAGCAAATAACAGTACACTATCAGGATCCGTTAGGTGTAGCCAACCAGTACAGGTTTGTAATGTATGTTAACGGTGTACAGGTAAAAAGTGTGTTTGCTTATAACGATAACTTTAACGACGGAAAGTACGCCCATACAGATTTGAGGCAAACCGATATTGACATTTATCCCGGCGATACCGTGTTGGTAGAAATGCAGTGTATTGATAGCAGCATTTACACCTATTGGTACACCTTAATGCAACAACAGCCTAACGGCCCGGGCGGTGGAGTTACCCCAACCAACCCGCCAACTAACATAACACCTGCCGCACTGGGTTACTTTAGCGCCCATACTACTCAAAGTATCAGCATTGTGGTAAAACCGTAAACTAAACCGTTTTTTGGGTTTTTAAACGAAAGAACCAATAATATCACCTATTTTAAAGGCCTTTGAGCATAATTTTAGTAAAGTTTTAAACTAAATATATTTAGTTTGAAACTAGAGGGGCTGTTATGAAAGGAAAGCATTGTATATTTGTTGTTGTTATGGCAAAGCTTTTTATAGTGGGTTTCC includes:
- a CDS encoding PhoH family protein, producing the protein MNELKLTIEHINPAVLWGPNNDHFEIIKKQYPKLKLVARGNEIKVLGDEAELNIFQEKLNKLIQHVEKYETLDTNELGRILGAKIHEPTAAEANTEKNMGEVIVFGPNGIMVKARTANQRRMVDTIVKNDIIFAIGPAGTGKTYTAVALAVRALKNKEVKRIILTRPAVEAGENLGFLPGDLKEKIDPYLRPLYDALDDMIPVDKLKLYLENRTIEIAPLAFMRGRTLDNCFVILDEAQNATDMQLKMFLTRMGPTAKFIVTGDVTQIDLPKKQQSGLHTALRILTDIKGIDIIYLTGEDVVRHKLVRKILEAYGDIQ
- a CDS encoding phosphoribosylaminoimidazolesuccinocarboxamide synthase, which gives rise to MNSIKETHFTLPNQTAFYKGKVRDVYTIADKYLAMVVTDRISAFDVVLPEAIPFKGQVLNQIAAKFLSATADIVPNWVIAVPDPNVTIGRICEPFKVEMVIRGYLAGHAAREYAAGRRTVCGVNLPEGLKENDKLAEPIITPTTKASVGHDEDISREDILAKGIVSESDYIQLEAYTRALYQRGTEMADKQGLILVDTKYEFGKADGVIYLIDEIHTPDSSRYFYKEGYQERQQTGEPQKQLSKEFVRRWLIENGFQGKDGQTVPVMTPEKVASISERYIELYEQIIGETFVKPEAGNVLERVQNNVEEALSKL
- a CDS encoding DUF4249 domain-containing protein, which translates into the protein MNILSAFRKSFKLCGVVSVTALLATSCTRVVDLQLGTDTGKLVVEGNITNVKGVQSVKLTQNVAFTSTNVYPAVSGATVAVSDNKGNTYQMTEAPAGTYSVSQLAGIPGNVYTLNVLTNGKSYTATSTLLAVVTLDSVTSKNTVINASKNRKQITVHYQDPLGVANQYRFVMYVNGVQVKSVFAYNDNFNDGKYAHTDLRQTDIDIYPGDTVLVEMQCIDSSIYTYWYTLMQQQPNGPGGGVTPTNPPTNITPAALGYFSAHTTQSISIVVKP
- a CDS encoding SAM hydrolase/SAM-dependent halogenase family protein, with translation MAIITLTTDLGDKDIYQAALKGSILKLLPTVTIVDITHSVAAFNVQQAAFILKNSFHYFPEGTVHLIGIDTVYNEYTKYLAVKYRNHYFVGADNGIFSLMFTDDVEDMFEINIMQDLKFLHFPLADIFVKAACHLARGGALQQIGLPITTLEKKMNLQPVVEKNVIKGSVIYIDSFQNVITNITKEFFNSEQKGRRFVLYFKRNETINHLSWHYNEVPEGEKLCMFGISDHLEIAINKGNASGLLGLNLGDSVIIDFQ